One stretch of Dyella jiangningensis DNA includes these proteins:
- a CDS encoding cupin domain-containing protein, giving the protein MSAPRELLKADDIEAMPATRSVHPLNPNGVRHRKSLDDATGLTQIGVHRIELQPGHDSSEYHRHLYEEECVYVLSGRGTAVIDDTPHAIGAGDFLGFARNGPAHVVTNSGDEPLVLLVMGQRLAQDVCDYPRRQLRLYVNGKQEDLVDFGAIRPG; this is encoded by the coding sequence ATGAGTGCACCCCGCGAGTTGCTCAAGGCCGACGACATTGAGGCCATGCCGGCCACGCGCAGCGTCCATCCACTCAACCCCAACGGCGTGCGGCACCGCAAGTCGCTGGACGATGCCACCGGACTCACGCAGATCGGCGTGCATCGCATCGAGCTGCAGCCGGGCCACGATTCCAGCGAGTACCACCGGCACCTGTACGAGGAAGAATGCGTGTACGTGCTGTCCGGCCGAGGCACGGCGGTCATCGACGACACGCCACACGCCATCGGCGCCGGCGATTTCCTGGGCTTCGCACGCAACGGGCCCGCGCACGTGGTGACCAACAGCGGCGACGAACCGCTGGTGCTGCTGGTGATGGGCCAGCGGCTGGCGCAGGACGTGTGCGATTACCCGCGCCGACAGCTGCGCCTGTACGTCAATGGCAAGCAGGAAGACCTGGTGGACTTCGGCGCGATCCGCCCGGGCTGA
- a CDS encoding class I SAM-dependent methyltransferase encodes MTRPSRVVLLASCAFLAATAAMAVELPSRIGLAIADPGRPADDRALDDSRHVAEVLAFADIRPGDKVVDLMPGKGYYTRLFSKLAGPDGKVYALQPAEMDKAAPKGLQSLRSFAGTPAYANVVVLVQPVSAMSVPEKVDVIWTSQNYHDLHDPFMGSPDIAKVDAALFNALKPHGTLIVLDHAAAAGSGVSHTDDLHRIDPATVKAELTAAGFHYEGESDALRNPADTHTLGIRDPSIRSHTDRFILKFTKP; translated from the coding sequence ATGACTCGTCCATCGCGCGTGGTCCTGCTTGCTTCCTGTGCCTTCCTCGCCGCCACCGCGGCAATGGCGGTGGAACTGCCATCGCGCATCGGCCTGGCGATCGCCGACCCTGGGCGTCCCGCCGACGACCGCGCGCTCGACGACAGTCGCCACGTGGCGGAAGTGCTCGCCTTCGCCGATATCCGCCCGGGCGACAAGGTGGTGGACCTGATGCCGGGCAAGGGCTACTACACGCGCCTCTTCAGCAAGCTGGCCGGGCCCGACGGCAAGGTCTATGCGCTGCAACCAGCCGAGATGGACAAGGCAGCGCCCAAGGGCCTGCAGAGCCTGCGCAGCTTCGCGGGTACGCCCGCCTATGCGAACGTCGTAGTGCTGGTGCAGCCGGTATCCGCGATGAGCGTGCCTGAGAAGGTCGACGTGATCTGGACCTCGCAGAACTATCACGACCTGCACGATCCGTTCATGGGCTCGCCGGACATCGCCAAGGTCGACGCTGCGCTGTTCAACGCCCTCAAGCCCCACGGCACGCTGATCGTGCTGGACCATGCGGCCGCAGCCGGCAGTGGCGTCAGCCATACCGACGACCTGCACCGCATCGACCCCGCGACGGTCAAGGCGGAACTTACTGCCGCCGGCTTCCACTACGAGGGCGAAAGCGACGCGCTGCGCAATCCTGCCGACACGCACACGCTGGGCATCCGCGATCCGTCCATTCGCAGCCATACCGATCGCTTCATCCTCAAGTTCACCAAGCCCTGA
- a CDS encoding transporter → MKVHRPVVPTLSRLAVFALAMLLELLSSPARSLPAAEDVYWQSREDAWWTGPMMANSPETGAPGHFLAEPYLYDVRTSHANSYGSRTYLVYGLANNFSIGVIPVFGYNRVDGGPNSSGVGLGDFVLQAQYQFTHFHDDSWVPSTAIMLQETLPTGKYDRLGNRPADGMGSGVYTTTLGFNAQTYLWMPNGRILRLRLNLTASYSGGTDVHGTSVYGTSNSFHGHARPGNSYGIDVAAEYSLTQRWVLALDGLYNHNGNTRVTGQDLIDPFGGPPLPRDLHMNSGTSDYWGVAPAIEYNWTPNIGVLLGTRVIFGGHHTPSSITPAIALNYVH, encoded by the coding sequence GTGAAGGTTCATCGCCCGGTCGTCCCCACCCTGTCCCGCCTGGCCGTCTTCGCGCTGGCCATGCTGCTGGAACTGCTTTCGTCGCCCGCGCGCTCCCTCCCCGCGGCGGAAGATGTCTACTGGCAGTCGCGCGAAGACGCGTGGTGGACAGGCCCCATGATGGCGAACTCACCGGAGACGGGGGCGCCCGGTCACTTCCTGGCCGAGCCCTACCTCTACGACGTGCGTACCTCGCACGCCAACAGCTACGGTTCGCGCACGTACCTGGTGTATGGCCTCGCCAACAACTTCAGCATCGGCGTCATCCCGGTGTTCGGCTATAACCGCGTCGATGGCGGACCCAACAGCAGCGGCGTCGGGCTGGGTGATTTCGTGCTGCAGGCGCAGTATCAGTTCACCCATTTCCATGACGACAGCTGGGTGCCGAGCACCGCCATCATGCTGCAGGAGACGCTGCCCACCGGTAAATACGACCGGCTGGGCAACCGCCCTGCCGATGGCATGGGTAGCGGCGTATACACCACGACGCTGGGCTTCAACGCGCAGACCTATCTGTGGATGCCGAACGGACGCATCCTGCGCCTGCGCCTGAACCTCACGGCGTCGTACTCCGGCGGCACCGACGTACACGGCACCAGTGTGTATGGCACCAGCAACAGCTTTCACGGCCACGCCCGGCCCGGCAACAGCTATGGCATCGACGTGGCGGCCGAATACAGCCTCACGCAGCGCTGGGTGCTCGCGCTGGATGGCCTCTACAACCACAACGGCAACACGCGCGTCACCGGCCAGGACCTCATCGATCCCTTCGGCGGCCCGCCGCTGCCACGCGATCTGCACATGAATTCCGGTACGAGTGACTATTGGGGCGTCGCGCCCGCCATCGAGTACAACTGGACGCCCAACATCGGCGTGCTGCTCGGCACCCGTGTGATCTTCGGCGGTCATCACACGCCGTCTTCGATCACGCCGGCGATCGCGCTCAACTATGTCCACTAA
- a CDS encoding PLP-dependent aminotransferase family protein — MTRASTSFLPPVAVDPASATPMYQQLSDWFRRAILDGHLRPGQAVPSTRHLAGELCISRIPVLSAYDQLLAEGYLETFAGSGTRVARAIPSMTPVVHRQRAADEGKPSPASRRISHRSVQLEAPEQTWLDSLGAFRVGLPALDRFPTSVWARLVSRHARASSVETMCYGDPVGHWPLREAVANYLGMSRSVRCDASQVLITTGSQQALQICAHVLLDAGDRVWMEDPGYPGAHQAFRTAGVQMVPVPVDGDGIDVEAGMRRARGARAAYISPSHQFPLGTTMSAARRMQLLAWAERDDAWIIEDDYDSEFRYGGKPVASLQGLDTARRVIYLGTFSKVMYPALRLGYMVVPKDLVPAFHAGRDAIDTFSSTLFQLAMTDFIRDGHFARHIRAMRGLYRERRVALIQAIERWPGDRLRIIGADAGMQLVGLLPEGTDDVALSREAATHGVSVRPLSQCYLESPGRAGLILGYGGVSPTQIDEGVRRLSQCRAFSV; from the coding sequence ATGACCCGCGCGAGCACGAGCTTTCTGCCACCGGTCGCCGTGGATCCGGCGTCCGCCACGCCGATGTACCAGCAGCTGTCGGACTGGTTTCGCCGGGCCATCCTCGATGGGCATCTGCGTCCGGGCCAGGCCGTGCCGTCCACCCGCCATCTCGCCGGCGAACTGTGCATCTCGCGCATTCCGGTGCTCAGTGCGTACGACCAGTTGCTGGCGGAGGGCTACCTCGAAACCTTCGCCGGTTCGGGCACGCGGGTGGCTAGGGCGATTCCCAGCATGACGCCGGTGGTGCATCGCCAGCGGGCGGCCGACGAAGGCAAGCCATCGCCCGCGTCGCGACGCATCTCCCACCGCAGCGTGCAGCTGGAAGCACCCGAGCAGACCTGGCTCGACAGCCTCGGCGCGTTTCGCGTGGGCCTGCCCGCGCTGGATCGTTTTCCCACCTCGGTGTGGGCGCGCCTGGTCAGCCGCCACGCTCGGGCATCGAGCGTGGAAACCATGTGCTACGGCGACCCCGTAGGACATTGGCCGCTCCGCGAGGCCGTGGCGAACTACCTCGGCATGTCGCGGTCGGTGCGCTGCGATGCCTCGCAGGTGCTGATCACCACCGGTTCGCAGCAGGCACTGCAGATCTGCGCGCACGTGCTGCTGGATGCCGGCGATCGCGTGTGGATGGAAGACCCGGGATATCCCGGCGCGCACCAGGCGTTCCGCACGGCGGGCGTGCAGATGGTGCCCGTGCCGGTGGACGGCGATGGCATCGACGTCGAAGCGGGCATGCGCCGTGCACGCGGTGCGCGCGCCGCGTACATCTCGCCTTCGCACCAGTTTCCGCTGGGCACCACCATGAGCGCCGCGCGACGCATGCAGCTGCTGGCGTGGGCGGAGCGCGACGACGCGTGGATCATCGAGGACGACTACGACAGCGAATTTCGCTACGGCGGCAAGCCGGTGGCGTCGCTGCAGGGCCTGGATACCGCGCGTCGCGTGATCTACCTCGGCACCTTCAGCAAGGTGATGTATCCGGCCTTGCGCCTCGGCTACATGGTGGTGCCGAAGGATCTCGTGCCTGCCTTCCACGCGGGCCGCGACGCCATCGACACGTTCTCCTCCACGCTGTTCCAGCTCGCCATGACCGATTTCATCCGCGACGGGCATTTCGCGCGGCACATCCGCGCGATGCGCGGCCTTTACCGCGAGCGGCGGGTGGCCTTGATCCAGGCCATCGAGCGATGGCCGGGCGACAGGTTGCGCATCATCGGCGCCGATGCCGGCATGCAACTGGTGGGTCTGTTGCCCGAAGGCACGGATGATGTCGCGTTGTCGCGCGAAGCAGCCACGCATGGCGTCTCGGTGCGTCCGTTGTCGCAGTGCTATCTGGAGTCGCCGGGACGCGCCGGATTGATCCTCGGCTATGGCGGCGTGTCGCCGACGCAGATCGACGAGGGTGTGCGCCGACTCAGCCAATGCCGCGCATTTTCAGTGTAG
- a CDS encoding DUF2069 domain-containing protein: MSTPITPTYRLGLVAWAALVVLQLAWHGWLFPAQHMPMALVLAITVVPLLLPLFALRDVRRALLWAGILSLFYFSHGISEAWSAPGERWLGWIEIVLTVTLIGALGAGVKRKRTA, encoded by the coding sequence ATGAGTACACCCATCACCCCGACCTATCGTCTGGGCCTCGTCGCGTGGGCCGCGCTGGTGGTATTGCAGCTCGCCTGGCACGGATGGCTGTTTCCCGCGCAGCACATGCCCATGGCGCTGGTTCTCGCCATCACCGTGGTCCCGCTGTTGCTGCCGCTGTTCGCGTTGCGCGACGTGCGCCGTGCCCTGCTGTGGGCCGGCATCCTCAGCCTGTTCTATTTCAGCCACGGCATCAGCGAAGCGTGGAGCGCGCCCGGCGAACGCTGGCTGGGCTGGATCGAAATCGTGCTCACCGTGACCTTGATTGGTGCGCTCGGTGCCGGTGTGAAGCGCAAGCGTACCGCCTGA
- the wrbA gene encoding NAD(P)H:quinone oxidoreductase yields the protein MSHDILVLYYSRTGHTAQLARLIARGVEEVPGMRARLRQVPPVAPVTEIAQPPEPEEGAPYVTRQDLAECVGLAMGSPTRFGNMAAPLKYFIDSTGAEWASGVLSGKPAALFTATSTMHGGQESTLLTMALPLLHHGMLIVGLPYTEPALTATLSGGTPYGASHVAGPTGDNTITEHERELARALGRRLADVARRLVASA from the coding sequence ATGAGCCACGACATCCTGGTCCTCTACTACAGCCGCACCGGCCATACCGCGCAGCTCGCGCGCCTCATCGCACGCGGCGTGGAAGAGGTCCCCGGCATGCGTGCGCGGCTGCGCCAGGTGCCGCCGGTGGCTCCCGTGACCGAGATCGCCCAGCCGCCCGAACCCGAAGAAGGCGCGCCCTACGTGACGCGCCAGGACCTGGCCGAGTGCGTCGGCCTGGCCATGGGCAGCCCCACGCGTTTCGGCAACATGGCGGCGCCGCTGAAGTACTTCATCGATTCCACCGGCGCGGAATGGGCCAGCGGCGTGCTGTCCGGCAAGCCGGCCGCCTTGTTCACCGCGACCAGCACCATGCATGGCGGCCAGGAATCGACCCTGCTGACCATGGCGCTGCCGCTGCTGCACCACGGCATGCTGATCGTCGGCCTGCCGTATACCGAGCCTGCGCTCACGGCGACGCTGAGCGGCGGCACCCCGTATGGCGCCAGCCACGTCGCGGGCCCCACGGGCGACAACACGATCACTGAGCATGAGCGCGAACTCGCCCGCGCGCTGGGCCGTCGCCTTGCCGACGTCGCGCGCCGCCTGGTCGCCAGCGCATGA
- a CDS encoding YihY family inner membrane protein, whose amino-acid sequence MALRFDRDRTRSFSHFLWQRFIDDKCFETAGALSYTTLVSLVPLIVASLAIFAAFPAFADARSTLIEFVFSNFVPAAGERVQEYLNGFAENASKLTGLSVLVMFFSALSMMVSIEDRMNRIWRVQRQRSWVSRVLLYWAALTLGPVLVVGGLAVASYATALPILNEAAGTLGLGQRLLATLPFIVTFLTLMLIYLVVPNRRVRWKNAATGALLGAVLFEIARWGFARFIHHAHTYQQVYGAALAAIPIFLLWIYLSWVIVILCASVAASVSAFDYEPPRTCLPEDAALLGLLLVLGHFIDAHREGAQLDPDRVRDRVPQLRVGVIANYFADLERADVIRRVEGGGWVLCRSLDNTDLLRVYAHCDYRVPLRPSEDTQEYGLELPVELVSLLDSAARSLHDSLRTRLDAAYPPASPATNASEDLHP is encoded by the coding sequence ATGGCCTTGCGTTTCGATCGCGATCGCACTCGCAGTTTCAGCCACTTCCTGTGGCAGCGGTTCATCGACGACAAGTGCTTCGAGACCGCCGGCGCGCTGTCCTACACCACGCTGGTGTCGCTGGTACCGTTGATCGTCGCTTCGCTGGCGATCTTCGCCGCATTCCCGGCGTTCGCCGACGCGCGGAGCACGCTGATCGAGTTCGTCTTCAGCAATTTCGTGCCCGCCGCCGGCGAGCGCGTGCAGGAGTACCTCAACGGCTTTGCGGAGAACGCCAGCAAGCTCACCGGCCTCAGCGTGCTGGTGATGTTTTTCAGCGCGCTGTCGATGATGGTGAGCATCGAGGACCGCATGAACCGCATCTGGCGCGTGCAGCGCCAGCGCAGCTGGGTGTCGCGCGTGCTGCTGTACTGGGCGGCGCTCACGCTCGGCCCGGTGCTGGTCGTGGGCGGGTTGGCGGTGGCGTCGTACGCGACTGCGCTGCCGATCCTCAACGAGGCGGCGGGCACGTTGGGGTTGGGCCAGCGACTGTTGGCGACGCTGCCGTTCATCGTCACCTTCCTCACCCTGATGCTGATCTACCTGGTGGTGCCCAACCGCCGGGTGCGCTGGAAGAACGCGGCGACCGGCGCGCTGCTCGGCGCAGTGCTGTTCGAGATCGCACGCTGGGGTTTCGCGCGCTTCATCCATCACGCGCACACCTACCAGCAGGTTTACGGTGCGGCGCTGGCGGCGATTCCGATCTTCCTGCTGTGGATCTATCTCTCGTGGGTGATCGTGATCCTGTGCGCTTCGGTGGCGGCGTCGGTTTCCGCGTTCGACTACGAACCGCCCAGGACCTGCCTGCCCGAAGACGCGGCCTTGCTCGGCCTGCTGCTGGTGCTGGGGCATTTCATCGATGCGCATCGCGAGGGTGCGCAGCTCGACCCGGATCGCGTGCGCGACCGCGTACCGCAACTGCGTGTCGGCGTCATCGCGAATTATTTCGCCGACCTGGAGCGCGCCGACGTGATCCGGCGCGTGGAGGGCGGCGGCTGGGTGCTGTGTCGCAGCCTCGACAACACCGATTTGCTGCGCGTGTATGCTCACTGCGATTACCGCGTGCCACTGCGTCCCTCCGAGGATACGCAGGAATACGGACTGGAACTGCCGGTAGAGCTGGTGTCGCTGCTCGACAGCGCCGCCCGGTCGCTCCACGACAGCCTGCGCACGCGGCTCGACGCGGCTTATCCGCCGGCATCGCCGGCAACGAATGCATCTGAGGATCTCCATCCATGA
- a CDS encoding TlpA family protein disulfide reductase, whose protein sequence is MTLLKPLATLGLLLAFAGSVQAAMPEQPALKVTTLDGKPYDLASQRGKWVIVNFWATWCVPCIKEMPDISRFAAAHKDKVSAIGLAYEDSEKADIQAFLAKHPVSYPVAQVTLDKPLTDFDEPRGLPTTWLIGPDGKVAKRFVGPVTEASLGQAIGVGK, encoded by the coding sequence ATGACATTGCTGAAACCGCTTGCCACGCTGGGGCTGCTGCTGGCGTTCGCCGGCAGCGTGCAGGCTGCGATGCCCGAGCAGCCCGCGCTCAAGGTCACCACGCTCGACGGCAAGCCCTACGACCTGGCCAGCCAGCGCGGCAAGTGGGTGATCGTCAATTTCTGGGCCACGTGGTGCGTGCCGTGCATCAAGGAGATGCCCGACATTTCCCGTTTCGCCGCCGCGCACAAGGACAAGGTGAGTGCGATCGGCCTTGCCTACGAGGACAGCGAGAAGGCCGATATCCAGGCCTTCCTGGCGAAGCATCCGGTGAGCTATCCGGTGGCGCAGGTCACGCTGGACAAGCCGCTCACGGATTTCGACGAGCCGCGTGGTCTTCCCACCACCTGGCTGATCGGTCCGGACGGCAAGGTGGCCAAGCGCTTCGTCGGGCCGGTGACGGAAGCCTCGCTCGGCCAGGCCATCGGTGTCGGCAAATAG
- a CDS encoding acylphosphatase, with the protein MPVARFLVSGRVQGVFYRASTREQALALGLRGHAKNLSDGRVEVIASGTDAALDALEQWLWRGPSGARVDDVRREHCDAPVDDAFHTR; encoded by the coding sequence ATGCCGGTCGCGCGCTTCCTCGTCAGTGGTAGGGTGCAGGGCGTGTTCTACCGCGCCAGCACCCGCGAACAGGCGTTGGCGTTGGGCTTGCGCGGCCATGCGAAGAATCTCTCCGACGGCCGCGTCGAAGTGATCGCGAGCGGCACGGATGCCGCGCTCGATGCGCTGGAACAGTGGTTGTGGCGTGGCCCGTCGGGCGCACGCGTGGATGACGTGCGACGCGAGCATTGCGACGCGCCGGTCGACGATGCATTCCACACGCGCTGA
- a CDS encoding EAL domain-containing protein: MPARGLRATLAGRERDAIVGPFVLVIVVMILLCVASLDVMSAARAFVGGESHWSKAQKVAVSELQHYLTTFSEHDYQAFLNAIAIPQGDRRARLELNQPSPDMSVVSREFVRGGIDEADVPGMTRLYRHAGGMRDVHKAVDAWVEGDEVIGELVRAADDIHRHALAGERDRLWIEQSRDRIRVLDARLTPLEFAFSDALGKASRETATLLRISLCAIGALLVLVATRRARRLLDERARMVEELRASDDRYQLAVAGSNDGLWDWDRRSRQVYLSPRLRQMLGMPEEQGPAHAIDVFSRLHPDDRLVARRAVVAHVRRGHPLDLQFRVPRIDGRIRWYHARGASTRAVDGMAVRTAGSVTDITERREADAMLFAAKERAEVTLQSIGDAVITTDARGFIDYLNPSAERLTRWSMELAHGLPVASVCRFVSEANRQPMSDPVGQVLQRQAAWGSPDKLLLMHADGWSVAVDLTVTPIRDRLGATSGVVLVMRDVSSEREHAAQLSYQASHDPLTGLINRREFERRLAQAMHGTQSAGSSFAVLYVDLDQFKVINDTCSHAAGDELLRQLAALFGTVVRSSDAVARLGGDEFVFLLENCEEEAALAVAESLRTAIGDHHFAYRQHSFVISASIGMVSIDATRSITDDILGAADAACHLAKEKGRNRVQTYHLDNDEVAVRQSEMCWVGRLQRALSTGQLVLYAQDILDLRQTRNRRHFELLLRMRDEDGSLIPPRAFIPAAERYGLMPSIDRWVVHAAFTGLRTLATREPTNTPPLCSINLSGTSLCDVDFTAYLREQFALFGIAPSTICFEITETAAISSLSRAIAFIEDMRALGCRFSLDDFGAGMSSFTYLKHLPVDFVKIEGSFVKDMLHDPIDYAMVEAINKLGHATGKRTIAECVSSGPLLDEVRRLGIDFAQGFIVDAPRPFMPMDRSTTA; encoded by the coding sequence ATGCCGGCAAGGGGCCTGAGGGCCACGCTGGCCGGGCGGGAACGCGACGCGATCGTCGGTCCGTTCGTGCTGGTGATCGTGGTGATGATCCTGCTGTGCGTGGCCAGCCTGGACGTGATGTCCGCGGCGCGTGCCTTCGTGGGCGGCGAAAGCCACTGGTCGAAGGCCCAGAAGGTCGCCGTGTCGGAGCTTCAGCATTACCTCACCACGTTCTCCGAGCACGATTACCAGGCGTTCCTCAACGCCATCGCCATACCGCAGGGCGATCGTCGCGCGCGCCTCGAACTGAACCAGCCCTCGCCCGACATGTCGGTGGTCAGCCGCGAGTTCGTGCGTGGCGGCATCGACGAGGCCGATGTGCCGGGCATGACACGGCTGTATCGCCACGCGGGCGGCATGCGCGATGTCCACAAGGCGGTGGATGCATGGGTCGAGGGCGACGAAGTCATCGGCGAACTGGTACGGGCCGCCGACGACATCCATCGCCATGCATTGGCGGGCGAGCGCGACCGCCTGTGGATCGAGCAGTCTCGCGATCGCATCCGCGTGCTCGACGCGCGGCTGACGCCGCTGGAGTTCGCCTTTTCCGATGCGCTGGGCAAAGCGTCGCGCGAAACCGCCACGCTGCTGCGCATCTCGCTGTGCGCCATCGGCGCGCTGCTGGTGCTGGTGGCGACGCGTCGTGCCCGCCGACTGCTGGACGAGCGCGCACGCATGGTCGAGGAGCTGCGCGCGAGCGACGATCGATACCAGCTCGCCGTCGCCGGCAGCAACGACGGCCTGTGGGACTGGGACCGACGCAGCCGGCAGGTCTATCTGTCGCCGCGCCTGCGCCAGATGCTCGGCATGCCCGAGGAGCAGGGCCCGGCGCACGCCATCGACGTATTCAGCCGGCTGCATCCTGACGATCGGCTGGTCGCCAGGCGCGCGGTGGTGGCGCACGTGCGCCGCGGCCATCCGCTGGACCTGCAGTTCCGCGTCCCGCGTATCGATGGACGCATCCGCTGGTATCACGCACGCGGCGCGTCCACCCGCGCCGTCGACGGCATGGCCGTGCGCACGGCGGGCTCGGTCACCGACATCACCGAGCGCCGCGAAGCCGACGCCATGCTGTTCGCCGCGAAGGAACGGGCGGAGGTGACGCTGCAGTCGATCGGCGATGCCGTGATCACCACCGATGCGCGCGGCTTCATCGACTACCTCAACCCCAGCGCCGAACGCCTGACACGCTGGTCGATGGAACTGGCGCATGGGTTGCCCGTGGCCTCCGTCTGCCGCTTCGTGAGCGAAGCCAATCGGCAGCCGATGTCCGACCCGGTGGGCCAGGTACTGCAGCGACAGGCGGCATGGGGTTCGCCCGACAAGCTGCTGCTGATGCATGCCGATGGATGGTCGGTGGCGGTCGACCTCACCGTCACGCCGATCCGCGATCGCCTGGGTGCCACCAGCGGCGTGGTGCTGGTGATGCGCGACGTGAGCAGCGAGCGCGAGCACGCCGCGCAACTCAGCTATCAGGCCAGCCACGATCCGCTCACCGGTCTGATCAACCGCCGCGAATTCGAACGACGCCTGGCCCAGGCCATGCACGGCACACAGAGCGCAGGTTCCTCGTTCGCCGTGCTGTACGTGGATCTCGACCAGTTCAAGGTGATCAACGACACCTGCAGCCACGCCGCCGGCGACGAGCTGCTGCGCCAATTGGCGGCCCTGTTCGGCACGGTGGTCCGCTCGTCCGATGCCGTGGCGCGCCTGGGCGGCGACGAGTTCGTGTTCCTGCTGGAAAACTGCGAAGAAGAAGCCGCCTTGGCCGTCGCCGAAAGCCTTCGCACGGCGATTGGCGACCATCACTTCGCCTACCGCCAGCACAGCTTCGTGATCTCCGCCAGCATCGGCATGGTGAGCATCGATGCGACTCGCTCGATCACCGACGACATCCTTGGTGCCGCCGACGCCGCCTGCCATCTGGCCAAGGAGAAGGGCCGCAACCGCGTGCAGACCTATCACCTGGACAACGACGAAGTCGCCGTACGGCAGTCCGAGATGTGCTGGGTGGGCCGCCTGCAGCGCGCGCTGTCGACAGGCCAGCTGGTGCTGTACGCGCAGGACATCCTCGACCTGCGGCAGACGCGGAACCGGCGGCATTTCGAACTGCTGCTGCGCATGCGCGACGAGGATGGTTCGCTGATCCCGCCCCGCGCCTTCATCCCTGCCGCGGAACGCTACGGCCTGATGCCTTCGATCGACCGCTGGGTGGTGCACGCGGCCTTTACCGGCTTGCGCACCCTGGCCACGCGCGAGCCCACGAACACGCCGCCGCTTTGCTCCATCAACCTGTCCGGCACGTCGCTGTGCGACGTGGACTTCACGGCCTACCTGCGCGAGCAGTTCGCGCTGTTCGGCATCGCGCCTTCGACGATCTGTTTCGAGATCACCGAAACCGCCGCCATTTCCAGCCTCTCGCGCGCCATTGCCTTCATCGAGGACATGCGTGCACTGGGTTGCCGTTTCTCCCTCGACGACTTCGGCGCGGGCATGTCGTCTTTCACCTATCTCAAGCACCTGCCGGTGGACTTCGTGAAGATCGAAGGCAGCTTCGTGAAGGACATGCTGCACGACCCCATCGACTACGCGATGGTCGAGGCGATCAACAAGCTCGGGCACGCCACCGGCAAGCGCACCATCGCCGAATGCGTGAGCTCAGGCCCCTTGCTGGACGAAGTGCGGCGACTCGGCATCGATTTCGCACAGGGCTTTATCGTGGACGCTCCGCGCCCGTTCATGCCGATGGATCGCTCCACCACCGCGTAG
- the ppk2 gene encoding polyphosphate kinase 2 — protein MAKKDKSYRRAMEELQLELASLNRWLRHGGQRLVVVFEGRDAAGKGGTIKAITESMDTRGYRIASLPKPSETETTQWYFQRYVEHLPSAGELVLFDRSWYNRAVVEPAMGFCTKAQYKAFMAAVPAFEKLLTDDGIILLKYWLAVDQEQQEERFSERAKDPLKRWKLSRNDLASREKYEEIGHLRDVMIERTHRPNAPWFVVDYNDQKRGRVNLIRHLLEQIPRHDVNIPEPKLPKLKGKPKTEHVTSKALWVPDTAG, from the coding sequence ATGGCCAAGAAGGACAAGAGCTATCGCCGTGCGATGGAAGAACTGCAGCTGGAACTGGCGAGCCTCAACCGCTGGCTTCGGCACGGCGGGCAGCGCCTGGTGGTGGTGTTCGAAGGACGCGATGCGGCCGGCAAGGGCGGCACCATCAAGGCCATCACCGAATCGATGGACACGCGCGGCTATCGCATCGCGTCGCTGCCCAAGCCTAGCGAAACCGAAACCACGCAGTGGTATTTCCAGCGCTACGTGGAGCATCTGCCCAGCGCGGGCGAACTCGTGCTGTTCGATCGCAGCTGGTACAACCGCGCCGTGGTGGAACCGGCGATGGGCTTCTGCACCAAGGCGCAGTACAAGGCCTTCATGGCGGCGGTGCCGGCGTTCGAGAAGCTGCTCACCGACGATGGCATCATCCTGCTGAAGTACTGGCTGGCGGTGGACCAGGAGCAGCAGGAAGAACGTTTCTCCGAACGCGCCAAGGATCCGCTCAAGCGCTGGAAGCTGTCGCGCAACGACCTCGCCTCGCGCGAGAAGTACGAGGAAATCGGCCATCTGCGCGACGTGATGATCGAGCGCACGCATCGTCCGAACGCGCCGTGGTTCGTGGTCGACTACAACGACCAGAAACGCGGGCGCGTGAACCTGATCCGCCATCTGCTGGAACAGATACCGCGCCACGACGTCAACATTCCCGAACCCAAGCTGCCCAAGCTCAAGGGCAAGCCCAAGACCGAGCACGTCACCAGCAAGGCGCTGTGGGTGCCCGATACCGCCGGTTGA